In Streptomyces sp. ML-6, one DNA window encodes the following:
- a CDS encoding dihydrofolate reductase family protein, translating into MPRPHVLLSAAVSIDGYLDTRPGEDRLLLSNDADFDRVDAVRASCDAILVGSNTLRLDNPRLLVKSEQRRADRKAAGLPEYPLKVTVTASGDLDPEWKFWHYGGRKIAYAAGQEAADKARGLLGDLADVYAMPPVKSWEMLLEHLYTVHGVRRLMVEGGGQVHTQLLQQGLADELHLVVAPLLVGQADAPRMLGDGPYPGGPLRRMHLLESRQIGDVILLRYAPKKTSDAQVAA; encoded by the coding sequence GTGCCCCGCCCGCATGTACTGCTGTCCGCGGCCGTCTCGATCGACGGCTACCTCGACACCCGGCCTGGTGAGGACCGGCTGCTGCTGTCCAACGACGCTGACTTCGACCGCGTCGATGCGGTGCGCGCCTCGTGCGACGCGATCCTCGTCGGCTCGAACACCCTTCGGCTGGACAACCCGCGGCTGCTGGTGAAGTCGGAGCAGCGGCGCGCCGACCGGAAGGCTGCAGGCCTGCCGGAGTACCCGCTGAAGGTCACCGTGACAGCCAGCGGGGACCTGGACCCGGAGTGGAAGTTCTGGCATTACGGCGGCCGCAAAATCGCGTACGCGGCAGGGCAGGAGGCCGCCGACAAGGCCCGCGGCCTCCTCGGCGATCTGGCCGACGTATACGCGATGCCGCCCGTGAAGAGCTGGGAGATGCTGCTCGAGCACCTGTACACGGTGCACGGGGTACGCCGGCTGATGGTCGAGGGCGGCGGACAGGTCCACACCCAGCTGTTGCAGCAGGGTCTAGCCGACGAACTGCACCTCGTCGTGGCTCCGCTCCTCGTTGGACAGGCCGACGCGCCGAGGATGCTCGGGGACGGGCCCTACCCGGGCGGTCCGCTGCGCCGCATGCACCTGCTGGAGTCCCGACAGATCGGCGACGTAATCCTCCTCCGCTACGCCCCGAAGAAGACGAGCGACGCCCAGGTGGCGGCGTGA